One Calditrichota bacterium DNA window includes the following coding sequences:
- a CDS encoding MotA/TolQ/ExbB proton channel family protein, which translates to MTLFDIVLKGGVLMIPIVLCSIIAVAILIERLVTLRKIRIKSGTFVLQIKYLLLRKDLDGAIALCKKTPGPIAGITKAGLEKIKRPRQEIKEAIESAGRREIYFLEKYLGVLGTIAAIAPLLGFLGTVTGMIRAFMQVQVHGGNVDASVLAGGIWEALITTAAGLSVGIPALIFYNWLQGKVERFVFEMSETSTELMDLLLEPKEAADGLPDNA; encoded by the coding sequence CGACATCGTGCTTAAGGGCGGGGTGCTGATGATCCCCATCGTGCTCTGCTCCATCATCGCTGTGGCGATTCTCATTGAGAGGCTGGTGACGCTGCGCAAGATCCGTATCAAGAGCGGCACCTTTGTGCTGCAGATCAAGTACCTGCTCTTGCGCAAGGACCTCGATGGGGCGATTGCCTTGTGCAAGAAGACGCCCGGTCCCATTGCCGGCATTACCAAAGCCGGTCTGGAGAAGATCAAGCGGCCGCGCCAGGAGATCAAGGAGGCAATCGAGAGCGCAGGACGGCGGGAAATATACTTCTTGGAAAAGTATCTGGGCGTGTTAGGCACCATTGCTGCCATCGCGCCGTTGCTTGGTTTCCTGGGCACCGTGACCGGCATGATCCGCGCGTTCATGCAGGTGCAAGTGCACGGCGGCAATGTGGACGCGAGCGTGCTGGCCGGGGGCATTTGGGAGGCGCTCATTACCACCGCCGCGGGCCTGAGTGTCGGTATACCGGCGTTGATCTTCTACAATTGGCTGCAGGGCAAAGTCGAGCGTTTCGTGTTCGAGATGTCGGAAACCTCTACAGAGCTGATGGACCTTCTGCTCGAGCCAAAGGAGGCAGCAGATGGACTTCCGGACAACGCGTAA